The segment TATGCGGGCAGAAATATGAAACTGATGACGATTCGTCCCAGCAGATATCCTATCGTCACCTGCAGAAAGTTCAGGTTGCCAAGATACGCAAGGCCGGGAATGCTGATGAACGTGAGCGTGCTTGTTTCTGCCGCAACGATGGAGAAACAGACAACCCACCAGGGTATCGCATCTCTGCCGAGGAAATAGTCGCGTGTTGAGGCTTGTTTCCCTCCCCGCACAATTCCCAGCACGGCAATACCGATCAGATAGAGTACGAGGATAACGTAATCGAGCGTTTGGAAGCCCACGGGAGACTCCTTGCTGGTACGATGGAAATTCGATTGCCGTTGAAGCGATCGTTGCGGACAAATTTCCGGGAGCTACGTCAGGCCCGGAGCGCCTTCGCTACCGTGTCATGGATGCGGAAAGCTCGGTCAAGGCGGGAAATGCGAATGAGTGCAAGTACTTTCTTCTGGAGCCCGGCGAGTTTTACAACTCCTCCGTTCTCCCTCATCTTGCGTTCGGCGATGAGCAGGGCGCTCAGACCGCTACTGTCGCAGAACTCCACATCGCTCAGGTCAATGACAAGGTTCTTCGTCTGGCGATTGCAGAGGACAAGGAACTCTCCCTTCAGTTCAGGGGAAACACTCGCATCAAGCTTGCGTTCCTTGATCTTCAGAATCGTCGCTTCACCATTCTTCTTCACTTCAAATTGCATGACTTCCTCCTCTTGCCACCGCGTGCCCCTGACCGACCCTCGTTGCAGCAGTCCGATCCGGCTAGAACATTTCAATGCACTTCAACAGCTGAGAGTATACTTGAGTGAGATTGTTCGAAGGCCCAGTCTGAACCTGGAAGTTATAGAACTTGTCGGCGTCCTGCTTGACAAATCCGATGCGCAGCGGCGCTTGCGAGGCGCGACACAGAAATGAGCTTGGCAGTGCGAAGCGGATATTCAGGTCTAACGCCAGATCGAATGTACTCTTTTTCATCTTTCGAAGCAAATCAGAGCGCGGCACGTACCACGCATTGAGTTCTTCAGCGCTGAATGTGAGAACGTTGAACCCGCGCAGGTCCGGCAGATACGGAACGATGTCCTTGCGCGCGACGAGCATGACCTTGCTCGTGTGAAATCGCTGGCCAAGAAACTTCAAGACTCCCTCGATGACCGCGGCCTCGGTGGAGAGTTCGGGCAGAAAGACGATAGGTCTGCGCGCCTCGGAGATCGCTTCGGTGAACCGGACAATCGGATCCCGCACCGTGCGAAAATGAAACCGCGCGTACGATGTTCCAATCTGTAGTCGTAGTTTTTCTAACATAGCGTTCTGCCGTGCTGATCTGCCACGCCCCACTCACACGATGCCGACCGGATGCGAAGCGCAATGCCAACACACGGTTGTTGTACAGTCGCCTTTCGCTCTTAGCTGTTCACGAACCTGATAAATTCTTCCTCTCCGATGGTCTGAATCCCTAACTTCGTCGCCTTGTCCAGTTTCGACCCGGCGTCCGCCCCCACGACAACGTAATCGGTCTTGCTGCTCACGCTCGCCGCCACGTGTCCTCCCGCATCTTGAATCATCTGCTTCGCCTGTTCACGCGTGAACGACAACAGTGTGCCGGTCAAGACCACCGTCTTTCCCGTCAGCGCAGATTGTTTCACACCGCGTCGCCGCTTCTCTTCGAACTGGAGTCCCGCTTTCTTGAGCCGATCAATGATCTTCGCGTTGTGCGCGTCTTCCACAAACCTGCGAACGCTCTCTGCGATGCGGGGTCCAACACCTTGAACCCCCTGCAGCTCCTCGAACGAGGCCTGCATCAAGGCATCCATCGATTGGAACCGGTGGACAATAAGCTGCGCCACGCTCGTTCCCACGTGGCGGATGCCGAGCGCGAAGAGAACCCGGGCAAACGGCCGCTGCTTGCTTTCGTCAATCGCCTTCAGAAGATTGTCGACGCTCTTTTTGCCCCATCGCTCGAGTTTTTCGAGTTCACCTCTTCTTCGTTGAAGTTCGTACACATCGGCATAGTTGTGAACGTATTCAAGGCTCACAAGCTGATCGACGATTGCCTCGCCTAACCCTTCAATGTCCATCGCGCCGCGATGGGCAAAATGTTCAATACGCGCCCTGATTTGGGCCGGACACTCGCTGTTTTCGCAGTAGTAGTTTGCCTCCCCTTCCGGCCTTGCTATGGGCGAGCCGCATGCAGGACACCTGGCAGGCATGGAGAATGGCTTTGTCCCCCGGCGGCGTTTCTCTTTGACGACAGAGCTCACCTTGGGAATGACATCTCCCCCCTTCTCGACAACAACAGTGTCGCCGGGCCGGATGTCGAGTTCCCTGATATAGTCTTCGTTATGCAGCGTTGCTCTTGAGACCGTGGAACCGCCGACAAACACCGGTTCCAATTCCGCAACGGGGGTGATTGTTCCAATCCTCCCGACCTGCAGAGTGATGTCGCTCAGAATAGTCGTACCCTGACGGGCGGCAAATTTGAACGCGATCGCCCAACGCGGGCTCTTCGCGATCATCCCCAACTGCTCCTGCTGTTTCAGCGAATCAACCTTCACCACAACCCCATCGATGTCGTACGGGAGGCTGTCTCTGCGATTTTCCCACTCCTTCCAGAATCCGATGACTCCCTCGATGTTCGTGCTCACGCGAGTGTGTTCACTCGTCGGAAATCCAAACTCATGCAGTACTTTGAGGTTGTCGTAATGGCTCGAGAGGGAAGCCGCTTCACTCCTGATGAAGTAGGAGACAAAATTCAGCGGGCGACGCGCCACAGTTTTCGGATCTTGAAGTTTCAGCGTGCCTGCGGCTGAATTCCGGGGATTGATGAATGTTTTTTCCCCCGCCAGCTCCCGGTCCTCATTCATCTTCCGGAAATCTTCGCGCTTCATATAGACTTCGCCGCGGACCTCAAACTCGCTCAACCCCTTCTTCTTCCCCATCAACCGCAGAGGTATCGATCGAATCGTCCTCAGATTTTGCGTGATGTCGTCCCCCCGTGTGCCGTCACCCCGCGTCGCACCGAGCACAAACACGTCTTCGATGTAGCGGAGACTCACCGCCACGCCGTCGAATTTCAACTCACACACATATCGTAATGGTTCGTTTCCCAGCAATGTGCGCACACGGCGGTCATAGTCCCTCACTTCTTCTTCGCTGTAGGTATTTGAGAGGGAAAGCATCGGCACATCATGCGTGACCGTCCGGAATTCCTTCGTGGGCTGCCCGCCGACGCGCTGCGTCGGGGAATCCGAAGCCGTAAGCTCGGGGTGCGCGGCCTCGAGATCCAAGAGCTCCCGCATGAGCTGGTCGTACTCTCCGTCTGATATCGCAGGCTGAGCCAGCACGTAGTACCGATAATCGTGCTCCCGCAGACGTGAGCGGAGTACTTCCATGCGCTTGACTATGCTCGTACTGACAGCCATGTAATCAATTGCGTTATTGAATTGGCTGGATTCCGGACTGGGTGATGAGGACATTTCTGGCAACTGCGCCGCGCTTGCCAAGAGCTCCGAGATTCGAGCCATTGAGCCGGAAGGTTGCCGCACCTGCATTCCCCATCGAAACTGAAAACTGCTCCTTTGCAGCCCATGAGCGTATTCGACCCGGGGCAAAGAGATACTGGCCGCGTTTTACATTGTCGATCACAATTGCGACCCACACAGAATCTTTGGTGGTAATCTCCAGTCGCAGACTATCGGCTGACGGTCGGACTATCGGCGTCTGCGGAGTTGGTTGGGGAGGCAGCTGCTGAGAGGTCTGCGGAGATGTTTGCGGCGGTGTCTGCTGAGGCGTCTGCTGAGGCGTCTGCTGGGGCTGGGCGGCTGCCGCCTCTGTCTCGTGCACCGCTTTGTCAAATGGAATTCCTGAAAGGGGTTCCTGCGTCGGGACGGCGGATTCCCGGTTCGCGTAGAAGACCACCGCCGCCACAGCCAGAAGGATAACCACCGCTGTAACGATTGACGACGGGGATACTCTTGGAGACCGTATGATTTCGGTAGAAGTTTGCTCTGCGCGCAGCACGTGCGGCTTCGTGCGGTTCACCCATTCTTCAGCTGCGGCGCGAATTTCCTGATTGACCGAGTCGTAACGCCTGAGCACCTCGTCGCCGTTGAGTTCGATGGTGCCTGCGTAGGCACGGAGAAACGCACGAATATACGCCTGCGGGAGAACGGAGAACTTCCCCGACTCGATCGCCTGGAGCATCTTTTCGCTGATGCGCGTCGCTTGGGAGATCGATGCGAGCGAAACCTGTTTCCTCTCGCGCTGACTCCGCAGTTCTTCTCCAAACGTCTCGAGATTCATACTCTGTCTGTATCAGATAGTTGATGCGACATTGAGGCGGGGGCACTGTTGCTCGAAAATGGTAGCGATTATTTGACCGATTTGCAATGACAACACTGCGGGTATCGGTGTCGTGTCTTTCCGATCCTTCGCGCCACGGCACTACGGACCATCCTGTCTTCCGTCAAACACCTCACGTAACACTTTCGACAGCTCTTCCATTTGATAAGGCTTCTGAAGAAATCCGTCCACCAGGTTTTCAATCATCACAGGGTCAAGGCTCTCGTTGCTGTACCCTGTCGAAATGATGATGCGCATCTCTGGTCTGATTTTCTTGAGCTTTTCGAACGTTTCCTTCCCGCTCATCGTCGGCATGTTCATGTCGAGAATCACGGCATCGATCTTCGATTTCTTTGCGGCATGCTTGATGGCATCCTGGCCGCTCTCGACGGCCGTCACTGTATAACCGAGGTGGTCGAGCATGCGGCCGATGAGTTCTCTGACATGCTCTTCGTCATCCACCACAAGAATACGTTCGTGCCCTTGCACGAGCTTCGGCTGTTTGAGCGAGCGGTGGAACTTCTCCCTGTCTGCCAACAGGGGGAAAAACATCGAAAACTGTGTTCCGCTGCCGGGCTCGCTCTGGGCTGTAATGAACCCGCCATGGGAATTGACCACTCCGTAGACCACGGAAAGCCCCAGCCCGGTACCTTTTTCCTTCGTCGTAAAAAATGGCTCAAAGATCCTCTGCTGGACTTCCTGGCTCATCCCCACGCCGTTGTCGCGGATGACAATCGAGGCAAACTCACCGACCCGCGGCTCTCCAAAGACGCTCGCGTGGCGCACGTCCGGATTGACCTCTTGTGTACTGATGGTGACCGAGCCGCCGTTTGGCATGGCATCACGGGCATTGATCAACAGGTTGAGGAGCGCTTGTTGAATTTGTCCGTCGTCGCCCTTGATGATCGGCATGTCCTTCGAGAGATCCTTGATGATGACGATGCTCTTGTCGATACTCCGTTCGAAGAGCCGAAGTGTTTCCTCGACGATATCGTTGAGGATAATGGGTCGGAATTGCGGAGTGCTCTTCCGCGCGAACGTCAGAAGCTGCCGCGTGAGTCCGGCCCCGCGTTTGGCTGCAGTCTCAATGATATCCGCGAAATGATACCATGCGTTGCTCTTGCGCATCTTCCGTTTCATGATCGCGGTAGAGCCCAGTATCGACGTGAGGATGTTGTTGAAATCATGCGCAATACCCCCCGCGAGATTGCCGATGCTGTCGATGCGCTGGGCGTGCAGAATCTTCGACTCGAGCTTTTTCTTTTCGGTGATATCCCGCGCAACGACGCGCATGAACGCCGGTTTCCGCGATTCGTCATAGACGATCGAAGTACTGATGCTTACATCCACAATCTCGCCGGACTTTCCGACAAATTGTTCCTCCAGGCCGGAAACTTCGAGCCGCTTTTCAAACACATCGTTCAGAAGATTCTTCGCCGCAAGATGGTACTGAAGCGGGTACAGTATCAGGGCGGAAAACCCGATCAGGTCCTCTTTCTGGTACCCGAGCCGGTCCACTTCCGTCTGGTTGCAGCTGACGATAATACCTTCACGCGTGAGAATGTGCGACATGTCAGGCGAGTGTTCGAAGAGATCCATATACCGTTCTTCGGACTTCCTCAGCTGCTCAAACAACGTCGCATTCTCGAGGGCGACGCCGATCTGGTTCGAAAAAGCCCCCATCAGCCCCAGTTGCTTTCCCGTCATCTCGCTCCGTTCCTGGCTGGCGACGACGATGACGCCCGCGAACCGGTCTTTTGCTGTGATGGGAACCGATGCCCAGGATGCAAGCGCGCCGAATTTCCAGTTCGCCCCGGCCGCACCGCGCGGTTTTCTGCCGGTGGCCGGCGCTCGCGCCCAGACGATCGAAGTTCCATCCGCTTCGATGTCCGGCGTGATAACGAGCGAGGGGGCCGGCCGCGTCCCATCGAAGGCCCTGAGGACGAGCTTTCCCCCCTCCACATGATAGATCCACCCAAAGTCCACTTCCAGAAGCCGCCGAACTTCCCTGATCGCCTCCTGCAAAAGCAGGCTGATCTCGACGGAATGGTTGACCGCTTCGGCAATCGTGTTGAGCGCAAGGAGTTCACGTTTCTGCTCCTCAAGCTGCTGGCCGTACTTGAGGGTGAAAAAAACGTTGATGAAACCAAACACGCCCGTAGCGATGATGCTTCCGATCAGCAGCCAGTCGATCGTTTTGCCGACTGTAAACAGACGGATGCTGACAATGGTGGCCATCGTCGCGACCACGACCATCGAGGAAACCACCTGGGCCTGCTCAACGGGCCCAAGGGACGTGCGGAATTTTAAGATCTTAAAAATTTTTATCATGAGAGGGATTGGAATGCCGCGGAAAAAGTACCAACAGAGTCCTTCAATAGCAAGTGAGACACGGCGGCGTGCACCCGGCCGGTGATGTTAGTGCGGGAGGTACTGCTTGAGAACGCTGAACAAATCGCCCTCGTCGTACGGCTTGAGGAGACAGGCCGTTGCGCCGAGTTCGCGGGCGACTTTCTTCGCATGGTAGTCATCGATTGCGGAGAAGAACACGACAGGGGTTGAAGAATTCTTCGGGAGGTGCTTGATCTTGTCGAGAAGATCGAAACCATTCATGTCAGGCATGCGCAGATCGCTGACGATCAAGTCGGGCCGGTATTTCGCCAGAAGAACGAGCGCTTCGGCTGCACTCTGCACGGCCTTCACCTGGTATCCTTCTTTCCGCAGTATGTGACTGACGCTCTTCAACCACGACGGCTCGTCATCGACAACCAGGATCTGTTTCTTCTTACTCGCCATGTCTCTCACCATTCCTCAGATGCACCCAATGTACACACTGCCTGTGCCGAAAGCAAATTGATCTCTCCCCGGGCGGAAAACCGACCCTCACGCAGTTCTCAACGCCCGTGCTTTGAATATGATTCCCGATTTCCCTACCTTGTGACGCCGCGCAACCACATCGACAACAAGGAGTCGCCATGAATCAGGACCGAAGAGGGTTTTTGAAGACATCATCGATGCTCGCAGGCGCATCGCTCCTCGCACCGATCTCGGAAGTCTCTGGCGGACAGGCCTCTGTCCCGCAACAGAAGAACGCTCGTATGAAACTCCGATATCGCCCCTACACTCTGGAACTGCGACACGTGTTCACCATCGCGACGAGTTCCCGCACGACCACGCCGGTGATGCTCACCGAGATAGAGTACGACGGCATCGTCGGATACGGGGAGGCTTCCATGCCCCCGTACCTGGGTGAATCACAGGAAGGGGCCGGAGCGTTTCTCTCGAGGATCAACCTCGAGAAATACGACAACCCGTTCGAGATGGAAACCATACTGAACGACATCGATGCAATTTCCACGGGAAACACGGCCGCGAAAGCGTCGGTCGATATCGCGCTGCACGATTTGGTGGGAAAGCTGATGAACCAGCCGTGGTACAACGTCTGGGGGTTCAAGAAGAACGCGACCCCCTACACATCGTTCACCATCGGCATCGACAAAGAGGATGTGGTACGGCAGAAGACGAAAGAGGCTGCGGAGTACAAGGTTCTCAAGGTGAAACTCGGGCGCGAAACGGACAAGATGATGATCGAGACCATTCGCTCTGTCACCGACAAACCGATCACCGTCGATGTCAACCAGGGGTGGAAGGACCGCTCTTTCGCCCTGGACATGATTCACTGGTTGAAGGGAAAAGGGGTCGTCTTCGTCGAACAGCCAATGCCGAAAGAGCAGATCGAAGATATGGCATGGCTGACGGAACGAAGTCCGCTCCCGACATTCGGCGACGAAGCGGTGCAGCGCCTGGCAGATGTCAAAAAAGCCCACGGCGTGTATAACGGCGTCAACATCAAGCTGATGAAGTGCACGGGGATGCGCGAAGCGCACAAAATGATCATGCTTGCGCGTGCTCTCGATATGAAAGTCATGATGGGATGTATGACCGAAACATCGTGCGCAATTTCGGCCGCCTCACAATTGTCACCGATGGTCGATTACGCTGATCTCGACGGCGCGCTCCTCATCAGCAACGATGTGTTCGACGGAACCAGGGTCATCGACGGAAGGGTGACACTGACAGACCGGCCGGGCATCGGGGTGAAGCAGCTGAAGTGAAGGAACTGACATTTGGACGGGCAGCTTCGAAAGCACGAAATGAAGTTGCAGCGAGCGCTTTGGGTCTTCTCATTCTAGATTTCGTATTTGAGGATTCCTTCGGATTTCATGTTTAGGATTTCGAATTTCCTCCCTCCTACTTCTTCGGCACCTCAGGGATCTGGGATGTCCCGACGTATCTCCTGGCACGAACGAAGCTCTTGCGGAGCGACTCGCTGTAGTTGAGGGCGGCCGGGTTGAAGCTGTTGAACTTCACCCATGACCCGCCGGGCGTGTGTATGAACTCCTGCTTCTCCAGAAAGATGGCGACGTGGCTGATCCGCTCCGGTTTGTCTGCCGCCCCTTTCCTGCCAAAGAACAGCAAATCCCCCTTCTTCAGGTTTTCAAAATTCTCGCCCGGCTTGACCTCGTCTCCTGCGCCCGCCTGCTGATCTGCATCGCGATACAGCTCGAGTCCGTTCAAACGATACACGGTTTTCGTGAATCCGGAACAATCCATGCCTTTCGTCGAGGTGCCCCCCCAGAGGTACGGGATTCCGATGAACATTTTCGCTGTCTTTTCGACGTTCTCAGCGCTGAGTTTACGTGATTTCTTCCAGCTCTTGAAATCCTCCACATTCGATTTCTCGATGTACCCTTTGCGGCCGTCAGGCAGTTCCACCTTATCCCATTTCCCTGAAGCGCCAACGCGCTTCATCAACACGCCGGCAACAGCATCACTCACAGGCACAGAGGCCGGATCCGGTTTCTCGCGCACCATCGTGAAGTACGTTGTGACGATCACCTTCTGAGCGGCATTCCATTCTTCCACGCCGGCAGCAGTCGTCACTTTCATCGCGGCTTCTTCCAGCCAGCCGATGTAATGATCCGGCATTTGAACGGAATAGTGCCCTCCCTGCTTCTTCAGGAGCTTCACTGCCGTTCCCATCAACACCTGTGTGGCAAGTTCAGCGGAGTGCCGCGGATGAGTACGGACATTGCCCACACTCGCCGCGACGATGCCGAATCGCTTCTCGCCGAGCTGCTGATCGGGCAGAACCTTGATGCTGTCAATCACCTGACCTCCCAGAATCGTGTGAAGAGTTGAGAGTGCGTCCTCTTTCGCTTTCTGATCATCCACTTCCCCGCGCGCGATCGCGAGGCTCCCCTGCTGGGCATAGGTAACGTCAAAGACCGCGACGCGTTTATCGGGAGCGTAGCGAGCCCTGAGCGAATCAAGCGCAACCGAAGCCGGTGTGTCAACTTTTTGTGTTTGTGCGCTTGCGGTCAGTGCGCAGAGAACAAGGACGAGAGCGATGCGGATGAGAATGGTCTTTTTCATGAGTCGTTTCAAGAAATGAATCCAAGAGTGGTCCTGCATGCAGAGCAGGGTTTGCGAACGGGGAAATATACATCGAATCGCGGATGCTTTCAATCGTCCAGTTTCGAACTCTTCTTCTTTCCCATGAGTGACAAGTCCCGCATTCTTTTTTCAGCCAGTTTCGCGTACCGGGCGCTTTTCTCATACGCGACAAAATGCCGTTTGGCCTGGAGCGCTGCGATGCATGTCGATCCGCTTCCTGCAAACGGATCGAGCACGATGTCTCCTTCGAAACTGTACAGCTGGATGAGCCTGCGGGGCAGCTCGATGGGGAACGGGGCAGGATGACCAACGCGGCGGGCGGACTCGGACGGAAACGTCCAGATGCTCTTCGTGTACTCCAGGAACTCATCTCGCTCAATGGTGCTCTTCTTCCCGGTTCCGTTGCGCGCGTAGCTGTTCTTCGAAAAGATCAGGATGTATTCATGAACATCGCGAAGAGTGGGATTCGTTGCTGATTTCCAGCTTCCCCACGCTGTGGAGGGACCTGCGCTCCCCCCTTTGTTCCAGATAATCTCCCCCCGCATCGAGTACCCAAGCGCAATCACGTCTTCCGCGAGAAACGCGTGTATGGGTATGTACGGCTTTCGCCCGATATTGGCCACGTTGATGCATGCTCGCCCGCCATCGACGAGTGCGCGGTGAGTCTCTTTGAGCACGCGGCGGAGTAAGTCGCGATATTCGTCCAGCGTCAGGTCCTCATCATACTCTTTCGAAACGTTATACGGGGGTGACGTGATCATCAGATGGACGGAATTGTCGGGAAGTTCATCCATGCGTTCGCTGCTTTTGCGGAACACGCGGTCCAGGACATCGCCGCGAGGCGGTTGTTCCTCAGCGGGGCCGGCAACCGCATCGGCGGAAACCGGATAGAGACGGGTGTTGTAGAAGCGGGAAGAATCGTGACTGATGCGGCCTGAGGTACCGAACGATGAGGTTGCTGTTTTCCTGCGGGATGGCTTCTTCACAAGCGCACTGAGAAAGAGTGAATACAACGGTTATGTGCGCCGGAAATCTACACCATATACTATGGAACAGCAAGCTTTTTCTGAAGCCAGTCGGAGAGATCGGAGATACTCTGTTCGCTGATCGTGTGAGGAATGGGATATTCTCTGTAGGTGAGATCCGCCCGGGTTCGCGCGAGCAGATCGTGTGCGCGCCGCCCATACTGGACGGGGATCACGGTGTCATCAACACCATGCGCCACGAAGCACGAGAGTCCCTCGAGCCGATCCCACGCGAACTTGAGAGATGTGTTTTCCGGAACGTAGCCGCTGTGAGCGACGATGCCGCGCACCAACCCGGGCTTCGTCAGCGAGAGCGCGAAGGACATGATGCTCCCCATGCTGAATCCAAGCAGGAACACACGCAGCGGGTCGACCGGATAGTGCTGCTTGACATCGGCGACAAATTGAACCAGCCGGTCGTAGCTTTCTTCGAACTGCTGAGGCTGCGGCGTGCCGATATCCTCCATGTCGTACCACGTGTAACCGCCGAAACCCTGTTCGAACGGGAATGGAGCGCGGGCGCTCACGATGAAGAAACGCGGATCGAGAGAGTCAGCCAGTCCAAGAAGGTCGTCTTCATTCGTGCCCCGGCCGTGGAGCAGAATCAGGGCAGGATGATTCCCTGCCCCAGCCCACTCCGGCTCTCGGATCTTGTGAATAAGCGAAGATGAAATTGGTGACTGTGTCATGGTGTGTGGTGATCCCAAAGCAGCCTGGAAACAAGAAAGCAACGTCAGTTCTTTTTCGCGCCCTGATCGATCCATTGCCGCAGGATCTCGACCTGCTCCGGCGTGGGGGTCGGTTTCCTGCGCGGCGGCATCATCTTGCCAAATGGCGGTTCAGATGCCATTTTCTGCAGCAGCAGGCTTTCTTTGGAATTCCCCGGCTTCACCGCCGCGCCGTGCTTGCCCCCCTTCATCAATGATTCGTAGGAATCCATGAAGAGCTGACTTGGATGATCCTCATCTGCATTGTGGCAGGTCGCACAGAATTTATCAAGAATCGGCGTCACGGCCTTTGAGTACGAAATATCCTTCGGAGATTTCGATGAGCTGCTATCCTGAGCGAACGCACTGAACGTGAATGCGAGAGCTGCAGTGGTTAGAAAGAGCGGGAGAATGCGTAGTCGCTTCACGTGTCCTCTTGCAAGTAGTGTTGAGTTCAATTGTCTTTTGCTCCCTGATTGATCCAGGATTTGATTGTCTGAAGCGTGCTGTCGGGAAGAAATGGACCTCCCTGCGGCATTCGATCTCCGAACGGAGAAGCCGCAGAGAGCTTCCGCACCAGAATACTTGTGTCCGCTTTTCCCGGAACGACTGCCGGACCGTGGTCGCCACCCCGCACCAGCTGCGCGACAGTCGCGACAAACAGGCCGCCGCTGCCACCGTGACATCCATAGCACCCGTAGCGCTGGAATATCGGCGAGACCTGATTGGCGAACGAGACAGTCTGACCTTGTTGCAGAGGCGGATTTGTCGTCGACGGATCAGGCGCCACAGAGGAGCTTCCGATATCGGCGCATCCCGCCAACACGATGGTCGTCAATACTACCGCTGCTGCAAGCGCAAACGAAAAACGCGGATTGTGTCCCCAGTGTGTAGTCACGTGCACCTTTTTCTTGTCATGATAGTTCAATTTTCTTCTGCTTTCCAGCACAACGCCGCCTCGGCACTTCTGCTGCCAGAAGGCGCC is part of the Ignavibacteriales bacterium genome and harbors:
- a CDS encoding C40 family peptidase encodes the protein MKKTILIRIALVLVLCALTASAQTQKVDTPASVALDSLRARYAPDKRVAVFDVTYAQQGSLAIARGEVDDQKAKEDALSTLHTILGGQVIDSIKVLPDQQLGEKRFGIVAASVGNVRTHPRHSAELATQVLMGTAVKLLKKQGGHYSVQMPDHYIGWLEEAAMKVTTAAGVEEWNAAQKVIVTTYFTMVREKPDPASVPVSDAVAGVLMKRVGASGKWDKVELPDGRKGYIEKSNVEDFKSWKKSRKLSAENVEKTAKMFIGIPYLWGGTSTKGMDCSGFTKTVYRLNGLELYRDADQQAGAGDEVKPGENFENLKKGDLLFFGRKGAADKPERISHVAIFLEKQEFIHTPGGSWVKFNSFNPAALNYSESLRKSFVRARRYVGTSQIPEVPKK
- a CDS encoding site-specific DNA-methyltransferase — its product is MKKPSRRKTATSSFGTSGRISHDSSRFYNTRLYPVSADAVAGPAEEQPPRGDVLDRVFRKSSERMDELPDNSVHLMITSPPYNVSKEYDEDLTLDEYRDLLRRVLKETHRALVDGGRACINVANIGRKPYIPIHAFLAEDVIALGYSMRGEIIWNKGGSAGPSTAWGSWKSATNPTLRDVHEYILIFSKNSYARNGTGKKSTIERDEFLEYTKSIWTFPSESARRVGHPAPFPIELPRRLIQLYSFEGDIVLDPFAGSGSTCIAALQAKRHFVAYEKSARYAKLAEKRMRDLSLMGKKKSSKLDD
- a CDS encoding STAS domain-containing protein → MQFEVKKNGEATILKIKERKLDASVSPELKGEFLVLCNRQTKNLVIDLSDVEFCDSSGLSALLIAERKMRENGGVVKLAGLQKKVLALIRISRLDRAFRIHDTVAKALRA
- the ligA gene encoding NAD-dependent DNA ligase LigA codes for the protein MSSSPSPESSQFNNAIDYMAVSTSIVKRMEVLRSRLREHDYRYYVLAQPAISDGEYDQLMRELLDLEAAHPELTASDSPTQRVGGQPTKEFRTVTHDVPMLSLSNTYSEEEVRDYDRRVRTLLGNEPLRYVCELKFDGVAVSLRYIEDVFVLGATRGDGTRGDDITQNLRTIRSIPLRLMGKKKGLSEFEVRGEVYMKREDFRKMNEDRELAGEKTFINPRNSAAGTLKLQDPKTVARRPLNFVSYFIRSEAASLSSHYDNLKVLHEFGFPTSEHTRVSTNIEGVIGFWKEWENRRDSLPYDIDGVVVKVDSLKQQEQLGMIAKSPRWAIAFKFAARQGTTILSDITLQVGRIGTITPVAELEPVFVGGSTVSRATLHNEDYIRELDIRPGDTVVVEKGGDVIPKVSSVVKEKRRRGTKPFSMPARCPACGSPIARPEGEANYYCENSECPAQIRARIEHFAHRGAMDIEGLGEAIVDQLVSLEYVHNYADVYELQRRRGELEKLERWGKKSVDNLLKAIDESKQRPFARVLFALGIRHVGTSVAQLIVHRFQSMDALMQASFEELQGVQGVGPRIAESVRRFVEDAHNAKIIDRLKKAGLQFEEKRRRGVKQSALTGKTVVLTGTLLSFTREQAKQMIQDAGGHVAASVSSKTDYVVVGADAGSKLDKATKLGIQTIGEEEFIRFVNS
- a CDS encoding dipeptide epimerase; amino-acid sequence: MKTSSMLAGASLLAPISEVSGGQASVPQQKNARMKLRYRPYTLELRHVFTIATSSRTTTPVMLTEIEYDGIVGYGEASMPPYLGESQEGAGAFLSRINLEKYDNPFEMETILNDIDAISTGNTAAKASVDIALHDLVGKLMNQPWYNVWGFKKNATPYTSFTIGIDKEDVVRQKTKEAAEYKVLKVKLGRETDKMMIETIRSVTDKPITVDVNQGWKDRSFALDMIHWLKGKGVVFVEQPMPKEQIEDMAWLTERSPLPTFGDEAVQRLADVKKAHGVYNGVNIKLMKCTGMREAHKMIMLARALDMKVMMGCMTETSCAISAASQLSPMVDYADLDGALLISNDVFDGTRVIDGRVTLTDRPGIGVKQLK
- a CDS encoding response regulator codes for the protein MASKKKQILVVDDEPSWLKSVSHILRKEGYQVKAVQSAAEALVLLAKYRPDLIVSDLRMPDMNGFDLLDKIKHLPKNSSTPVVFFSAIDDYHAKKVARELGATACLLKPYDEGDLFSVLKQYLPH
- a CDS encoding DUF4115 domain-containing protein; amino-acid sequence: MNLETFGEELRSQRERKQVSLASISQATRISEKMLQAIESGKFSVLPQAYIRAFLRAYAGTIELNGDEVLRRYDSVNQEIRAAAEEWVNRTKPHVLRAEQTSTEIIRSPRVSPSSIVTAVVILLAVAAVVFYANRESAVPTQEPLSGIPFDKAVHETEAAAAQPQQTPQQTPQQTPPQTSPQTSQQLPPQPTPQTPIVRPSADSLRLEITTKDSVWVAIVIDNVKRGQYLFAPGRIRSWAAKEQFSVSMGNAGAATFRLNGSNLGALGKRGAVARNVLITQSGIQPIQ
- a CDS encoding response regulator, whose translation is MIKIFKILKFRTSLGPVEQAQVVSSMVVVATMATIVSIRLFTVGKTIDWLLIGSIIATGVFGFINVFFTLKYGQQLEEQKRELLALNTIAEAVNHSVEISLLLQEAIREVRRLLEVDFGWIYHVEGGKLVLRAFDGTRPAPSLVITPDIEADGTSIVWARAPATGRKPRGAAGANWKFGALASWASVPITAKDRFAGVIVVASQERSEMTGKQLGLMGAFSNQIGVALENATLFEQLRKSEERYMDLFEHSPDMSHILTREGIIVSCNQTEVDRLGYQKEDLIGFSALILYPLQYHLAAKNLLNDVFEKRLEVSGLEEQFVGKSGEIVDVSISTSIVYDESRKPAFMRVVARDITEKKKLESKILHAQRIDSIGNLAGGIAHDFNNILTSILGSTAIMKRKMRKSNAWYHFADIIETAAKRGAGLTRQLLTFARKSTPQFRPIILNDIVEETLRLFERSIDKSIVIIKDLSKDMPIIKGDDGQIQQALLNLLINARDAMPNGGSVTISTQEVNPDVRHASVFGEPRVGEFASIVIRDNGVGMSQEVQQRIFEPFFTTKEKGTGLGLSVVYGVVNSHGGFITAQSEPGSGTQFSMFFPLLADREKFHRSLKQPKLVQGHERILVVDDEEHVRELIGRMLDHLGYTVTAVESGQDAIKHAAKKSKIDAVILDMNMPTMSGKETFEKLKKIRPEMRIIISTGYSNESLDPVMIENLVDGFLQKPYQMEELSKVLREVFDGRQDGP